A genomic segment from Saprospiraceae bacterium encodes:
- the nifJ gene encoding pyruvate:ferredoxin (flavodoxin) oxidoreductase has protein sequence MSHKALLTAIEKKVKSNHTAVVTIDGNEATAYVAYRVNEVCAIYPITPSSPMAEFGDEWSVKGIQNIWGNVPEIIEMQSEGGAAGAVHGALQTGALTTTFTASQGLMLMLPNMYKIAGELTCTVFHVAARSLAAQALSIFGDHSDVMAARSTGFGLIGSASVQEAHDMALISQAISLESRIPFIHFFDGFRTSHEVNKLTLLTDEQIREMINDDLVYAHRARGLSPDHPFIRGTAQNPDVFFQARETVNRFYQQTPAIAAEAMNKFATLTGRTYHLFDYTGAPDAERVLILMGSGAQTANETADFLATTGEKVGVIQVRLYRPFSMEHLLQALPISVKKIAVLDRTKEPGATGEPLYQDILVSLSEAFHQKKRTSMPSIIGGRYGLSSKEFTPAMVNGIFEELKKETPKNHFTIGIIDDVTHTHLEYDESFQLVDPSMTQALFFGLGADGTVGANKNSIKIIGENTDLFAQGYFVYDSKKSGAKTVSHLRFGKNPIKAPYLIREADFIACHYYNFMEKDDMLQYAKVGAVFLLNSPYPKEEVWDQLNRNVQQQIIDKQLKCYVIDATQVAKMTGMGNRINTIMQTCFFALSGVLPKAEAIDSIKKAIKKTYLKKGQAVVEQNYKAVDETLSNLFELKVPSETTSKGEMKQLMANHAPDFVKKVTASMMRGQGDQLMVSQLPVDGTYPSGTTKWEKRNIADMIPVWEPDLCIQCGNCSFVCPHSVIRAKFYHEDYLNAAPEGFPSAPINARGFPETRYTLQVYLEDCTSCNLCVEVCPATNPLNRKEKAINMKEKLPMLEAEKENIDFFEYLPMNKRAEVDFSLVRGAQFLEPLFEFSGACAGCGETPYIRLLTQLFGDRLIVANATGCSSIYGGNLPTTPWTTNKQGQGPAWSNSLFEDNAEFGLGMRVTVDKHTAVAKELLVALGEMLDDDLATAILQAPQQFESDIQDQRMRVAKLKAQLLQLDHPKATQLLSLADHLVNRSVWLIGGDGWAYDIGSSGLDHALATGKNINVLVLDTEVYSNTGGQMSKATPTAATAKFAAGGKRVGKKDLAMQAISYGNVYVAQIAMGANPQQTLLALREAEAYPGPSLVLAYSHCIAHGINMQKGLNQQKLAVDSAYWPLIRYNPTLRKAGKNPFVLDSPRPTIPFKDYAYNELRYRILTHTNPEEAAKLLDLAQEIVNLRWQNYEDMASWKSQDFHPVL, from the coding sequence ATGAGTCATAAAGCACTTTTAACTGCCATCGAAAAAAAAGTCAAGTCTAACCATACTGCTGTTGTGACGATTGATGGAAATGAGGCGACGGCTTATGTCGCTTATCGCGTCAATGAGGTTTGTGCCATTTATCCCATAACGCCTTCCTCCCCTATGGCTGAGTTTGGCGACGAGTGGTCGGTAAAAGGAATCCAAAACATTTGGGGAAATGTTCCTGAAATCATAGAAATGCAAAGTGAAGGAGGCGCTGCGGGCGCCGTTCATGGTGCGCTGCAAACTGGCGCACTGACGACCACCTTCACTGCCTCTCAGGGGCTCATGCTGATGTTGCCCAACATGTACAAAATTGCTGGAGAATTGACCTGTACGGTGTTTCATGTGGCAGCAAGGTCCTTGGCGGCACAGGCGCTTTCCATCTTTGGTGATCACAGCGATGTCATGGCCGCCCGCAGCACTGGCTTTGGTTTAATTGGCTCAGCATCAGTGCAGGAAGCCCATGACATGGCCTTGATCAGCCAAGCCATCAGTCTGGAATCGAGAATACCCTTTATCCACTTTTTCGATGGCTTTCGTACCTCCCATGAAGTCAACAAACTGACCCTATTGACCGATGAGCAAATCAGGGAAATGATCAACGATGATTTGGTGTATGCGCATCGAGCAAGAGGCTTGAGCCCGGATCATCCCTTCATCAGAGGAACCGCTCAAAATCCAGACGTCTTCTTTCAAGCACGGGAAACAGTCAACCGCTTTTATCAGCAGACGCCTGCGATTGCAGCAGAGGCGATGAACAAATTTGCTACACTTACAGGTCGAACCTACCACTTATTTGACTATACCGGCGCACCAGATGCCGAAAGGGTGCTCATCCTCATGGGTTCAGGCGCCCAAACGGCCAATGAAACGGCCGATTTTCTTGCAACAACAGGAGAAAAAGTGGGGGTCATTCAAGTTCGTCTTTACCGTCCTTTTTCCATGGAACACTTGCTTCAAGCCTTACCCATTTCGGTTAAAAAAATAGCGGTGTTAGATCGGACAAAAGAGCCAGGAGCCACCGGAGAACCACTCTATCAAGATATACTCGTCAGCCTATCTGAAGCTTTTCACCAGAAAAAAAGAACGTCGATGCCCAGCATCATTGGGGGGCGCTACGGGCTGTCATCCAAAGAATTCACACCTGCCATGGTGAATGGCATTTTTGAGGAATTAAAAAAAGAAACACCCAAAAACCATTTCACCATTGGCATTATTGATGATGTGACCCATACCCACCTCGAATATGACGAAAGTTTCCAATTGGTAGATCCTTCCATGACACAAGCACTCTTTTTTGGCTTGGGAGCTGATGGCACCGTTGGGGCAAACAAAAACAGCATTAAGATCATTGGTGAAAATACCGATTTATTTGCCCAGGGTTATTTCGTTTATGATTCAAAAAAATCAGGTGCCAAAACCGTTTCGCATTTGCGCTTTGGTAAAAATCCAATTAAGGCGCCCTACCTAATTAGGGAAGCGGATTTCATCGCTTGCCACTACTACAACTTCATGGAAAAGGATGATATGCTTCAATATGCTAAAGTTGGGGCCGTCTTTTTGTTGAATAGCCCTTATCCTAAAGAAGAGGTATGGGATCAACTGAATCGAAATGTCCAACAACAAATCATCGATAAACAACTAAAATGTTATGTCATTGATGCTACTCAAGTGGCAAAGATGACCGGAATGGGTAACCGGATAAATACCATCATGCAAACCTGTTTTTTTGCGCTTTCGGGAGTCCTCCCCAAAGCAGAAGCCATTGATAGCATTAAAAAAGCTATTAAAAAAACCTACCTCAAAAAAGGTCAGGCTGTTGTCGAACAGAATTACAAAGCAGTGGATGAAACCCTTAGTAATTTGTTTGAGCTAAAAGTGCCGAGTGAAACAACCAGCAAAGGAGAAATGAAACAGCTCATGGCTAATCACGCTCCTGATTTTGTAAAGAAAGTAACAGCAAGCATGATGCGTGGCCAAGGTGATCAATTAATGGTAAGCCAATTACCAGTAGATGGGACCTATCCTAGTGGTACGACAAAATGGGAGAAAAGGAATATTGCCGACATGATTCCGGTATGGGAACCGGACCTTTGTATCCAATGTGGAAATTGTAGTTTTGTTTGCCCACATAGTGTCATTCGCGCCAAATTCTATCATGAAGACTATCTCAATGCCGCCCCTGAAGGCTTCCCCTCTGCCCCGATTAATGCCAGGGGTTTTCCGGAGACGCGCTATACTTTACAGGTGTACCTGGAGGATTGCACGAGTTGTAACCTTTGCGTAGAGGTCTGTCCAGCCACCAATCCACTTAACCGAAAAGAGAAGGCAATTAATATGAAAGAAAAATTGCCAATGCTCGAGGCCGAAAAGGAAAACATCGACTTTTTCGAGTATTTGCCAATGAATAAACGGGCGGAAGTAGATTTCTCACTGGTCCGGGGAGCGCAGTTTTTGGAGCCCTTATTTGAGTTTTCAGGAGCTTGTGCAGGCTGTGGGGAGACGCCCTATATTCGATTGTTGACCCAGCTTTTCGGCGATCGCTTAATTGTGGCGAATGCGACGGGATGTTCCTCCATTTATGGCGGGAATTTACCCACCACGCCCTGGACGACTAACAAGCAAGGGCAAGGGCCCGCCTGGTCCAATTCCCTATTTGAGGACAATGCGGAGTTTGGCCTTGGAATGCGGGTAACAGTAGATAAACACACGGCCGTTGCCAAGGAGTTATTAGTGGCTTTAGGCGAGATGCTAGACGATGATTTGGCTACTGCTATTTTGCAAGCGCCACAGCAATTTGAATCCGACATCCAAGACCAAAGAATGCGGGTAGCAAAGCTCAAGGCTCAACTGCTCCAATTAGACCACCCTAAAGCCACGCAATTGCTTTCGCTGGCAGACCACCTGGTCAATCGCAGCGTCTGGCTCATCGGCGGAGACGGCTGGGCCTATGATATTGGCTCATCAGGCTTGGACCATGCCCTTGCTACAGGAAAAAACATTAATGTACTGGTACTTGATACCGAGGTTTATTCCAATACGGGTGGGCAAATGTCCAAAGCAACACCAACTGCTGCCACGGCAAAATTTGCTGCGGGGGGCAAGCGGGTAGGCAAAAAAGACCTCGCTATGCAGGCTATTTCATACGGGAACGTCTATGTGGCTCAAATTGCCATGGGCGCCAATCCACAACAGACACTGCTGGCCTTGCGAGAGGCAGAGGCCTATCCCGGTCCATCCCTAGTTTTGGCCTACAGCCATTGTATCGCACATGGCATCAACATGCAAAAGGGGCTTAATCAACAGAAATTGGCAGTAGATTCTGCCTATTGGCCGCTCATCCGATACAACCCGACCTTACGGAAAGCGGGGAAAAATCCATTTGTGTTAGATTCTCCGAGACCCACTATTCCTTTTAAAGACTATGCCTATAATGAATTGAGGTATCGGATTCTTACCCATACCAATCCGGAGGAAGCTGCCAAGCTTTTGGATTTGGCGCAGGAGATCGTCAACCTAAGGTGGCAAAATTACGAAGACATGGCCAGTTGGAAGTCTCAAGATTTTCATCCCGTACTCTAA
- a CDS encoding NAD(P)-binding protein, producing the protein MYPQKSDLTAPTDLHSHDKGTGAIQTKKPVYVDYLPPCNHACPAGENIQAWLSLAQAGHYEAAWQKLVEENPMPAIHGRVCYHPCEDSCNRAALDNTVSIHAIERFLGDKALEEKWKIKFEEKPGGKKVLIIGGGPSGLSAAYHLRRRGHQVEIREAGPVVGGMMHFGIPAYRLPRNILNAELKRIEEMGVKIVLNYKVEDVLLEKERGGFDAVFVAVGAHLSKKVDIPSRDAGQIMDALSFLKDVEQGLAPKLGRKVAIYGGGNTAMDAARVAKRLGYEPLIIYRRDRAHMPAHDFEADEALAEGVKVNWLRTIKAIEETTITVEVMEINDKGQPKSTGQFETLEADSLILALGQDTDTQFLKKVPGIAFDWGGTVQVGNDMMTGAPGIFAGGDMVPSERTVTVAVGHGKKAAKYIDAYLRNQPLIPVAKHPIVGFDRLHLWYKTEAPPSNPVVQDVAKRVQDFSEVVEGLTESEARYEAMRCLSCGNCFECDGCYGACPEDAIIKLGPGKKYRFNYDLCTGCAVCFEQCPCHAIEMLSVMERK; encoded by the coding sequence ATGTACCCTCAAAAGTCAGATTTAACCGCCCCTACCGATTTGCATAGTCACGATAAAGGAACTGGAGCCATTCAAACCAAAAAGCCTGTTTATGTCGATTATTTGCCACCATGCAACCACGCCTGTCCGGCAGGCGAAAACATTCAAGCATGGCTTTCATTGGCACAGGCTGGCCATTATGAGGCAGCTTGGCAAAAGCTAGTTGAGGAAAACCCGATGCCGGCCATTCATGGCAGGGTTTGTTACCATCCTTGTGAGGACAGCTGCAATAGGGCTGCATTGGATAATACGGTTAGTATCCACGCCATAGAGCGGTTCTTGGGTGATAAGGCTTTAGAAGAAAAGTGGAAAATAAAGTTTGAGGAAAAGCCTGGTGGAAAAAAGGTATTAATTATTGGCGGAGGGCCTTCCGGTCTATCTGCTGCCTATCATCTTCGTCGAAGGGGACATCAGGTAGAAATTCGGGAGGCTGGGCCGGTTGTTGGAGGAATGATGCATTTTGGCATTCCTGCCTACCGGCTACCCAGAAATATCTTGAATGCTGAATTAAAGCGCATTGAAGAGATGGGGGTCAAGATCGTGCTGAACTATAAGGTGGAGGATGTGCTTTTGGAAAAGGAAAGAGGTGGTTTTGATGCTGTTTTTGTGGCCGTAGGCGCGCATCTTTCAAAAAAAGTAGACATTCCCTCCAGGGATGCCGGACAAATCATGGATGCCTTAAGTTTTTTGAAAGATGTTGAGCAAGGTTTGGCGCCAAAGCTGGGACGCAAAGTAGCCATTTATGGTGGCGGCAATACCGCCATGGATGCCGCCAGGGTGGCCAAAAGATTAGGTTATGAACCCCTAATTATTTATCGTCGGGACCGAGCGCATATGCCTGCTCATGACTTTGAAGCCGATGAAGCACTGGCAGAGGGGGTGAAAGTAAATTGGTTGCGAACCATAAAAGCTATTGAAGAAACGACGATTACCGTAGAAGTTATGGAAATCAATGATAAAGGTCAGCCTAAAAGCACTGGTCAATTTGAAACCTTGGAGGCCGATTCCCTAATTCTGGCTTTGGGGCAGGACACCGATACGCAATTCTTGAAAAAAGTCCCAGGTATTGCATTTGACTGGGGAGGAACCGTTCAAGTTGGGAACGATATGATGACTGGTGCCCCCGGTATTTTTGCAGGTGGCGACATGGTGCCAAGTGAACGCACCGTTACGGTCGCGGTGGGGCATGGCAAAAAAGCTGCCAAGTATATCGACGCTTATCTTCGAAACCAACCGCTGATTCCCGTAGCAAAACATCCTATTGTGGGTTTTGACCGCCTCCACCTCTGGTATAAAACAGAGGCGCCGCCTTCCAACCCAGTCGTGCAGGATGTAGCAAAAAGAGTACAGGACTTTTCAGAAGTCGTAGAGGGGCTCACCGAAAGCGAAGCACGATATGAAGCTATGCGCTGTCTTTCCTGTGGCAATTGTTTTGAATGCGATGGCTGTTATGGCGCCTGTCCAGAAGATGCCATCATTAAACTAGGCCCCGGCAAAAAATATAGGTTCAATTACGATCTCTGCACTGGTTGTGCTGTTTGCTTCGAACAATGCCCTTGCCATGCCATTGAAATGCTCTCTGTTATGGAGCGTAAGTGA
- the ppdK gene encoding pyruvate, phosphate dikinase, with translation MDHQVAEADVASVGIETTRKFVYCFGDGKAEGNAKMKALLGGKGANLSEMNLLGIPVPAGFTLTTEVCTMYNALGEEKTIASVKSQVEAGVQWVEKIMGTAFGNPENPLLLSVRSGARVSMPGMMDTVLNLGLNEERVAYMAKNWGSPRFAWDSYRRLIQMYGDVVLGLKPVDKEEEDPFELIIDELKAERGVKNDTDLQVEDLKMLVTRFKALILKRTGRPFPTDPWEQLWGAILAVFSSWNNSRARVYRNINKIPEEWGTAVNVQAMVYGNYNENSATGVAFTRDAGTGEDLFNGEFLFNAQGEDVVAGIRTPQQVTLEGSQRWAALAQCTEEERKRDYPSLEEAMPEAFSQLMTYETILEEHYKDMQDLEFTIQDGKLWMLQTRSGKRTGAAAVKIAMDMVRQGMIDEKTALLRVDPDRLNDLLLPVFDQHAIANAEVIARGLPASPGAATGRIVFFADDAEDWGKAGIDTILVRNETSPEDLRGMNIAKGILTARGGMTSHAAVVARGMGKCCISGAGGIKVDYPARKITVDGKTFKEGDWISLNGSLGEVYEGKIPTIRPTLGGDFGLLMAMADKHARLQVRTNADTPQEAEVAQKFGAKGIGLCRTEHMFFEGDRIVAVREMILAEDEAGRRRALEKLLPMQRSDFEGLFEVMHGLPVTIRLLDPPLHEFLPHEKASQKEMATEMHVSMKKIRAKVEALDETNPMLGHRGCRLGITYPEITEMQTRAIIEAALNVKQKGIEVRPEIMVPLIGRAREFEHEEKTIRSIAEKIFAERNDRIDYHVGTMIEIPRAALTADLIAQRAEFFSFGTNDLTQMTFGFSRDDIGKFLPVYLKEGIMDDDPFKRIDENGVGRLVKMASEQGRKTRSDLKLGICGEHGGNPPSVAFFHKIGLDYVSCSPYRVPIARLAAAQANLREER, from the coding sequence ATGGATCATCAAGTAGCCGAAGCAGATGTTGCATCTGTAGGAATTGAAACCACCAGAAAATTTGTCTATTGTTTTGGAGATGGTAAAGCTGAAGGCAATGCCAAAATGAAGGCCCTATTGGGTGGAAAAGGAGCTAACCTTTCCGAAATGAATTTATTGGGTATCCCCGTTCCTGCGGGATTTACCCTTACTACTGAGGTCTGTACCATGTACAATGCGCTAGGAGAAGAGAAGACGATTGCTTCCGTAAAATCGCAAGTGGAAGCAGGAGTGCAATGGGTAGAAAAAATAATGGGAACAGCATTTGGAAATCCTGAAAACCCTCTACTGCTTTCTGTTCGTTCAGGAGCAAGGGTTTCCATGCCAGGGATGATGGATACCGTCCTTAACCTAGGCTTAAATGAGGAGCGCGTAGCCTACATGGCAAAAAACTGGGGAAGCCCACGTTTTGCCTGGGACTCCTATCGACGCTTAATTCAGATGTATGGCGATGTCGTGCTCGGACTAAAACCTGTCGATAAGGAGGAAGAAGATCCTTTTGAATTGATCATTGATGAATTGAAAGCCGAACGAGGCGTAAAAAATGACACCGACCTACAAGTAGAAGACCTCAAAATGTTGGTTACCCGCTTTAAGGCGCTGATCTTGAAAAGAACCGGGCGCCCTTTCCCAACCGATCCCTGGGAACAGCTATGGGGAGCGATATTGGCCGTTTTTTCGAGCTGGAACAACAGTCGGGCCCGCGTTTATCGAAACATCAATAAAATCCCAGAGGAATGGGGGACAGCGGTGAATGTCCAAGCCATGGTCTACGGTAATTATAATGAAAACAGTGCGACCGGTGTGGCCTTTACCCGAGACGCTGGTACGGGAGAGGACTTATTTAATGGAGAATTCTTGTTCAACGCACAGGGAGAGGATGTTGTGGCCGGTATCAGAACCCCACAGCAGGTTACCCTCGAAGGATCCCAGCGTTGGGCGGCACTGGCTCAGTGTACCGAGGAAGAAAGAAAACGCGACTATCCCTCCCTCGAAGAAGCAATGCCAGAGGCTTTTAGTCAATTGATGACTTATGAAACCATATTGGAAGAGCACTATAAGGATATGCAAGACCTGGAGTTTACCATTCAGGACGGTAAGCTGTGGATGCTACAAACCAGGAGTGGTAAAAGAACGGGGGCTGCAGCAGTGAAAATTGCAATGGATATGGTTCGTCAAGGTATGATTGATGAAAAAACAGCTTTATTGCGGGTGGACCCCGATCGACTCAATGACCTTTTGTTGCCTGTTTTTGACCAACATGCTATTGCCAATGCCGAGGTCATTGCCCGAGGATTGCCGGCCTCACCAGGGGCAGCTACCGGACGTATCGTCTTTTTTGCTGACGATGCGGAAGATTGGGGCAAAGCTGGCATCGACACCATTTTGGTTAGAAATGAAACTTCCCCAGAGGATTTGCGGGGCATGAATATTGCCAAAGGCATTTTAACCGCAAGAGGAGGGATGACTTCCCATGCGGCCGTGGTGGCCAGGGGAATGGGTAAGTGTTGTATTTCAGGTGCCGGAGGGATCAAGGTGGATTATCCAGCCAGGAAGATAACTGTGGATGGTAAAACCTTTAAAGAAGGTGATTGGATTTCTCTGAACGGGTCTCTCGGCGAAGTATATGAAGGCAAAATACCGACTATTCGCCCGACTCTGGGCGGGGATTTTGGGCTGCTAATGGCGATGGCCGATAAACATGCCCGACTACAGGTACGAACCAATGCAGATACGCCCCAAGAAGCGGAGGTCGCTCAAAAATTTGGGGCAAAGGGAATCGGACTATGCCGAACAGAACACATGTTTTTTGAAGGTGATCGCATCGTTGCGGTCCGGGAAATGATATTGGCAGAAGACGAAGCTGGCCGCCGCCGTGCCTTGGAAAAACTACTCCCTATGCAACGATCTGATTTTGAAGGTCTTTTTGAAGTCATGCATGGTTTACCCGTCACCATTCGTTTACTAGATCCTCCCTTGCACGAGTTTTTACCACACGAAAAGGCCAGCCAAAAAGAAATGGCAACGGAAATGCATGTAAGCATGAAAAAGATCAGAGCGAAGGTAGAAGCGCTTGACGAAACGAACCCTATGCTGGGACATAGAGGCTGCCGTTTGGGTATCACCTACCCAGAAATTACGGAAATGCAGACCAGGGCTATTATAGAAGCGGCCCTTAATGTGAAACAAAAAGGGATTGAAGTTCGGCCTGAAATAATGGTTCCTTTAATCGGTAGAGCCCGAGAATTTGAACATGAAGAAAAAACCATCAGGTCCATCGCTGAAAAAATATTTGCTGAACGAAATGACCGGATTGATTACCATGTAGGCACGATGATTGAAATTCCACGCGCCGCTTTGACCGCAGATCTAATTGCGCAACGCGCTGAGTTTTTCTCCTTTGGAACCAATGATTTAACGCAAATGACCTTTGGTTTTTCTCGCGACGACATTGGTAAATTCTTGCCTGTTTATTTGAAAGAAGGGATTATGGACGATGATCCTTTCAAGCGAATAGATGAGAATGGGGTAGGGCGGCTCGTGAAAATGGCCAGTGAACAAGGTCGAAAAACGCGCAGTGACCTTAAATTAGGCATTTGCGGAGAGCATGGTGGTAATCCTCCATCGGTCGCCTTTTTCCATAAAATAGGCCTGGATTATGTAAGCTGTTCGCCTTATCGGGTGCCTATCGCGAGGTTGGCAGCGGCGCAGGCGAATCTTCGGGAGGAAAGATAA
- a CDS encoding DUF4386 domain-containing protein, whose translation MEKNLKNKARLTGVLYLLVIILAGFSQGYVRGTLFIPEDAQATMKNITSSEWLFRLGLATDLIAFMLDALISVLLYQLLKSVNKTLAIITATFRLLAHPAIASLNLLNHYMALQVANGNSYLASQGIEQQETWTMLFMNAHNAGYLLAGAFFGIHCLFLGILLYRSSYFPKALGVLMVLAAAGYLLETFGVFLVPGNEALLANVVGFSAATGEVSFTLYLLIKGIKNSNIPKA comes from the coding sequence ATGGAAAAGAATTTAAAAAACAAAGCAAGATTAACCGGTGTGTTGTATTTGTTGGTTATCATCTTGGCCGGTTTTAGCCAAGGCTATGTGCGAGGCACCCTTTTCATTCCGGAAGATGCCCAAGCTACTATGAAAAATATTACTTCATCAGAATGGCTTTTTCGCCTGGGACTAGCAACCGATTTAATTGCTTTTATGCTGGATGCATTGATTTCCGTGTTACTCTATCAGCTGCTGAAATCTGTCAATAAAACGTTGGCTATAATTACGGCCACCTTCAGACTTCTCGCACATCCAGCCATTGCAAGCCTTAATCTATTGAATCACTACATGGCATTACAGGTAGCTAATGGAAATAGTTACCTGGCATCACAAGGGATAGAACAGCAGGAAACCTGGACTATGTTATTCATGAATGCCCATAATGCGGGCTATCTTTTGGCTGGTGCATTCTTCGGCATTCATTGTTTGTTTTTGGGAATATTATTGTACCGTTCTTCTTATTTTCCAAAGGCATTAGGTGTTTTAATGGTTTTGGCTGCAGCAGGTTATTTGTTAGAAACCTTTGGCGTTTTTTTGGTACCAGGTAATGAAGCTTTATTGGCCAATGTGGTTGGGTTTTCAGCAGCCACAGGTGAAGTCTCATTTACACTGTATCTGCTTATAAAAGGAATAAAAAACAGTAATATCCCCAAAGCCTAA
- a CDS encoding NAD(P)H-dependent oxidoreductase encodes MKLIENLNWRYATKVFNPHKKVKKQDVEWLKEAIRLSASSYGLQLYSVFIIENKTIRKELRKASWDQSQITDASHLFVFCNYTQDYDRHVDDYINRIIKTQGAGSEQLFQYGTFIKSSIKNMSAIERKSWSEKQTYLALNNLLVACAELKIDACPMEGFENQAYNSILGLDEMGLNACIIAPVGYRSPDDDTQNRKKVRKSKEELFEIA; translated from the coding sequence ATGAAACTAATAGAAAACCTGAACTGGAGATATGCCACAAAAGTGTTTAATCCTCATAAAAAGGTAAAGAAGCAGGATGTAGAATGGCTCAAGGAAGCCATCAGGCTTTCTGCCTCCTCCTATGGGCTTCAGCTTTACAGCGTCTTCATCATAGAAAACAAAACAATCAGAAAGGAGCTTCGCAAAGCCTCTTGGGATCAATCCCAAATTACCGATGCCTCTCATCTATTTGTATTCTGTAATTATACCCAGGATTACGACCGACATGTGGACGATTATATCAACAGAATTATTAAAACGCAAGGCGCTGGGTCGGAGCAATTGTTTCAATATGGCACATTTATCAAATCAAGTATCAAAAACATGTCTGCCATCGAACGAAAAAGTTGGTCAGAAAAACAGACCTATTTGGCATTGAACAATCTTCTAGTTGCATGTGCGGAGCTTAAAATCGATGCCTGCCCCATGGAAGGTTTTGAGAATCAGGCCTACAATAGTATATTGGGATTAGATGAAATGGGCCTAAATGCATGTATAATTGCTCCAGTAGGATACCGGTCACCAGATGATGATACCCAGAATCGGAAAAAAGTAAGAAAGTCGAAGGAAGAATTATTTGAAATAGCTTAA
- a CDS encoding DMT family transporter: MNNTFLFLLSFLVGMMVVIQGSINARLGVLLNSALLATTTALVISASFTVVATISTVRNFPSIDKLQAVPAYMWFSGGVFSFLAVTLFYYIIPRVGISTAVTFGLAGQVLFAAIASHFGWFGMPIESITTKKVMGMMVMIISVIIIKS, from the coding sequence ATGAATAATACATTCTTATTTCTGTTATCGTTTTTGGTAGGCATGATGGTTGTGATCCAAGGAAGTATAAATGCGCGGCTGGGTGTCTTATTGAACAGTGCACTGCTAGCTACCACTACCGCATTGGTGATAAGCGCGAGTTTTACAGTTGTTGCCACAATATCAACCGTTCGTAATTTTCCAAGCATAGATAAACTGCAAGCTGTCCCCGCTTATATGTGGTTTTCTGGAGGCGTATTTAGCTTTCTGGCCGTCACCTTATTCTACTATATCATTCCCCGCGTGGGTATTTCTACAGCCGTCACGTTTGGGCTGGCCGGTCAGGTTCTATTTGCTGCTATTGCTAGCCATTTTGGCTGGTTTGGGATGCCAATTGAATCAATAACCACCAAGAAAGTAATGGGGATGATGGTGATGATCATCAGTGTGATAATCATAAAATCATAA
- a CDS encoding cyclase family protein: MKKTKILLWILLAVQLKAVAQQKETVGKSPWGVEDEIGTLNMMTDATRLQVLSQIKSGKTYDLSVEYFVGMPSFHSLGDPGYQYWLTHTPHGTIVDNPNNLGEKMNRKVSYTGDAISMYTHMGTHIDALNHFGLNGKIWNGFTPEEYLGNKGWKRTGAETIPPVIGRGVLIDVEAFKGSLPENYRISANDLQKTLNKQGITLVKGDIVLIRTGQAQHYENADHYLHNYPGISLDAVTWLVEDQGVMLLGADNLSFEAFPPEREDNWVPVHTYLLAEKGVMFIEQLFLEELAKDKVYEFAFIAASLKLRGASGSPMRPIAIPITSK; this comes from the coding sequence ATGAAAAAAACAAAGATTTTATTATGGATACTACTTGCCGTACAGCTTAAAGCTGTAGCTCAACAAAAAGAAACTGTGGGTAAAAGTCCATGGGGAGTCGAAGATGAAATCGGCACCCTGAATATGATGACAGACGCCACACGTCTCCAGGTTTTGTCCCAAATCAAGTCTGGTAAAACCTATGATCTCAGCGTAGAGTATTTTGTAGGAATGCCTAGTTTTCATTCGCTGGGCGATCCAGGTTATCAATATTGGCTTACTCACACGCCTCACGGAACTATTGTGGACAACCCAAACAATTTGGGTGAGAAAATGAACCGAAAGGTGAGCTACACTGGGGATGCCATTTCTATGTATACTCATATGGGTACACATATTGATGCGCTAAACCATTTTGGATTGAATGGAAAAATATGGAATGGCTTTACACCCGAAGAATACCTCGGTAACAAGGGATGGAAAAGAACAGGAGCCGAGACCATTCCTCCCGTCATAGGAAGAGGCGTACTTATTGACGTTGAAGCGTTCAAAGGATCTCTTCCTGAAAACTACCGCATTTCAGCCAATGATTTGCAAAAGACACTGAATAAACAAGGCATTACATTGGTAAAAGGGGATATAGTATTGATACGGACTGGGCAAGCTCAGCACTACGAAAATGCCGACCACTATCTCCATAACTATCCCGGAATCAGTCTTGATGCAGTAACATGGTTAGTGGAAGACCAAGGCGTTATGCTGCTTGGTGCTGATAATCTCAGTTTTGAAGCATTTCCTCCTGAAAGGGAGGATAACTGGGTGCCGGTACATACCTATCTGCTTGCTGAAAAAGGTGTGATGTTCATCGAACAGCTATTTTTGGAAGAGTTAGCTAAAGATAAAGTATACGAATTTGCTTTTATCGCAGCATCGCTGAAACTGAGAGGAGCCAGTGGCTCTCCTATGCGTCCTATCGCTATCCCAATCACTTCAAAATAA